The following are encoded in a window of Eschrichtius robustus isolate mEscRob2 chromosome 1, mEscRob2.pri, whole genome shotgun sequence genomic DNA:
- the NSMCE3 gene encoding non-structural maintenance of chromosomes element 3 homolog, with amino-acid sequence MSLKPKSRGRAGAQAERGGGGEEAPSTSRGPGGAASQGGRRAEAPSAPGPRSQKQLELKVAELVQFLLIKDQRKIPIRRTDILRHVVGDYKDVLPELLRRAAERLEYVFGYRLVELEPRSNTYILVNTLEPVEEDAEMRGDQGTPTTGLLMIVLGLIFMKGNSIKETEVWDFLRRLGVHPTKKHLIFGDPKKLITEDFVRQRYLEYRRIPHTDPVDYELQWGPRTNLETSKMKVLKFVAKVHNQDPKDWPAQYCEALAEEEARARPQTGVAAPTPAPSS; translated from the coding sequence ATGTCGTTAAAGCCGAAGAGCCGGGGCCGCGCCGGTGCCCAGGCCgagcggggcggcggcggcgaggagGCCCCGAGCACGTCCCGCGGGCCGGGCGGCGCCGCGTCGCAGGGCGGCCGGCGGGCCGAGGCTCCCTCAGCGCCGGGGCCGCGGTCGCAGAAGCAGCTGGAGCTGAAGGTGGCGGAGCTGGTGCAGTTCCTGCTGATCAAGGACCAGAGGAAGATCCCGATCCGTCGCACCGACATCCTGCGGCACGTGGTCGGGGACTACAAGGACGTGCTCCCCGAGCTGCTGCGGCGGGCGGCCGAGCGCCTGGAGTACGTGTTCGGGTACCGGCTGGTGGAGCTGGAGCCCCGGAGCAACACCTACATCCTGGTCAACACGCTGGAGCCGGTGGAGGAGGACGCGGAGATGCGCGGCGACCAGGGCACGCCCACCACCGGGCTGCTCATGATCGTGCTGGGGCTCATCTTCATGAAGGGCAACAGCATCAAAGAGACCGAGGTCTGGGACTTCCTGCGGCGACTCGGGGTGCACCCCACCAAGAAGCACCTCATCTTCGGGGACCCGAAGAAGCTCATCACCGAGGACTTCGTGCGGCAGCGGTACTTGGAGTACCGGCGCATCCCGCACACGGACCCCGTGGACTACGAGCTCCAGTGGGGCCCGCGCACCAACCTGGAGACCAGCAAGATGAAGGTGCTCAAGTTCGTGGCCAAAGTCCACAATCAGGATCCCAAGGACTGGCCGGCGCAGTACTGTGAGGCTTTGGCGGAGGAGGAGGCCAGGGCCAGACCCCAGACCGGGGTTGCggccccaaccccagccccttCCTCTTGA